Proteins co-encoded in one Armatimonadota bacterium genomic window:
- a CDS encoding DUF488 domain-containing protein: MNMTNVLYTIGHSTHSTETVIKLLRLHEIRTVADVRSHPYSRLNPQFNRESFSQLLESIGIRYVYLGRELGARPADPTCYVDGKVAYDLLAQTPLFRSGLDRVVQLASTHRVALMCAEKDPIVCHRAILICRHLVERGWRCYHILEDGRLESHDDALSRLLEELKLPTIPLFREVVIEAYSKRSQQIASTESFTQHTSVRRGER; this comes from the coding sequence ATGAACATGACGAACGTGCTGTACACGATAGGACACTCGACGCACTCGACAGAGACGGTGATCAAACTCTTGCGCCTTCATGAAATCAGAACGGTTGCTGATGTCCGTTCCCACCCATACAGTCGACTCAATCCACAGTTTAATCGCGAATCATTCTCTCAGCTCTTGGAGAGCATCGGGATACGCTACGTGTACTTGGGACGCGAACTCGGAGCTCGCCCTGCGGATCCCACTTGCTACGTCGATGGAAAGGTAGCGTACGATCTCTTGGCACAAACCCCGCTCTTTCGCTCCGGGCTGGACCGCGTAGTCCAGCTGGCAAGCACCCATCGAGTGGCTCTCATGTGCGCGGAAAAAGACCCCATAGTTTGCCACCGGGCTATCTTGATCTGCAGGCACCTTGTAGAGCGCGGCTGGCGATGCTACCACATTCTCGAGGATGGCCGCCTTGAAAGTCACGACGACGCTCTCTCCAGGCTGCTTGAGGAACTCAAGCTACCGACAATTCCCCTCTTCCGAGAAGTAGTCATCGAAGCATACAGCAAACGTAGCCAACAGATTGCCTCCACCGAGTCTTTCACGCAGCACACGTCAGTACGACGAGGGGAACGGTGA